A region from the Algoriphagus machipongonensis genome encodes:
- a CDS encoding Pycsar system effector family protein: MEQPVPIKKEKADREHQTFFRVTFKNNCNLLQIADNKANIIISINALVISSVVAIMGYGTISHQIEVLNPLTLLPVILMLATCFVSTILAVQSAKPKIMGKKTIDHVVPKSSILFFGTSADLSMEEYLAEVKRILPSKNEIQEQMSIALFYQAKVLSKKYKLLRHAYNVFIAGLAMGIATFLIYIGMIY, from the coding sequence ATGGAACAACCTGTACCTATAAAAAAGGAAAAAGCTGATCGCGAACATCAGACATTTTTCAGAGTAACTTTTAAGAATAATTGCAACCTTTTACAGATTGCAGATAATAAAGCCAATATCATTATTAGTATCAATGCATTGGTGATTTCTTCTGTCGTGGCAATCATGGGCTATGGGACAATTTCTCATCAAATTGAGGTTTTAAACCCTCTTACATTGCTTCCAGTAATATTGATGCTTGCTACTTGTTTTGTGTCTACCATTTTAGCGGTCCAGTCTGCGAAACCCAAAATCATGGGGAAGAAAACCATCGACCACGTGGTTCCAAAATCGAGTATTCTGTTTTTTGGAACAAGTGCTGACTTATCTATGGAGGAATACTTGGCAGAGGTTAAAAGAATTTTACCTTCAAAAAATGAGATCCAAGAGCAAATGTCAATTGCACTTTTTTACCAAGCCAAAGTCCTGAGTAAAAAATACAAGCTTTTAAGACATGCATATAATGTTTTTATAGCAGGCTTAGCAATGGGTATTGCCACCTTCCTGATTTATATCGGAATGATCTATTAA
- a CDS encoding B12-binding domain-containing radical SAM protein: MSQKVLLITPPFTQLNTPYPATAYLKGYLNTISVDSAQMDLGIELILELFSKQGLTSVFDEIEQNDFELSENAARIYRLKSSYLQTIDSVIAFLQDKNPTLAYRISEGDFLPEASRFEQLDDLDWAFGTLGVRDKARYFSTHYLEDIGDLITEVIDPNFGFSRYAEQLGLSANEFDELDQALQGENGLIDKMMISLLSDKMLEVMPTVVAFSVPFPGNLYGALKCGQYLKEMFPELPIIMGGGYPNTELRTLKDPRIFNYIDYITLDDGEAPIRILLEYLRGQSSLENLKRTFYREDGEVRFNTNSSQKDVSQRDVGTPDYEGLHLKDYLSVIEVANPMHRLWSDGRWNKLTLAHGCYWGKCTFCDISLDYIARYEPITASIICDRIETIMEQTGENGFHFVDEAAPPALMRDVAIEILRRGLSVVWWTNIRFEISFSKDLCRLLRASGCIAVSGGLEVASDRLLSLIKKGVTVSQVSQVCNHFSQAGIMVHAYLMYGFPTQTSQETIDSMEMVRQLFEVGVLQSAFWHRFAMTAHSPVGLDPEFFRVQRVGEGQGSFANNELPFEDPVGTDHAEFSEGLRKSLFNYMHGVGFDIPHQDWFEVDVPKTSISPQFIGNALTGEKKFSYQDQHRILWIGAEPEMVIYEEDDICELIFSGKKEDFAMELPVQFGEWVYKMLLKVSYVQELNRLKVIRENYEEEMGDFEELIESEVWEILRDQGLLFFKV, encoded by the coding sequence GTGTCTCAAAAAGTTCTTTTAATAACGCCTCCTTTTACTCAGCTAAACACGCCTTACCCTGCGACGGCTTATTTAAAAGGCTACCTGAATACGATTAGTGTAGACTCTGCCCAGATGGACCTTGGGATTGAACTGATATTAGAACTATTCTCTAAGCAGGGCTTAACTTCTGTTTTCGATGAAATAGAGCAAAATGATTTCGAACTCTCAGAGAATGCTGCAAGAATTTATAGGCTTAAATCCAGTTATTTACAGACCATTGATTCTGTCATTGCTTTTCTACAGGATAAAAACCCAACACTTGCCTATAGAATCTCTGAGGGTGATTTCTTACCTGAAGCGAGTAGGTTTGAGCAGTTAGATGATCTTGATTGGGCTTTTGGTACTTTGGGAGTACGAGATAAAGCCCGCTATTTTTCAACACACTATCTAGAGGATATTGGAGATCTGATAACTGAAGTGATTGACCCCAATTTTGGCTTTAGCAGATATGCCGAACAGTTGGGTTTATCTGCAAATGAATTTGATGAGTTGGATCAAGCTTTACAGGGAGAAAATGGACTCATTGATAAAATGATGATCAGCCTTCTTTCTGACAAAATGCTGGAAGTGATGCCAACTGTGGTAGCTTTTTCGGTGCCTTTCCCAGGGAATTTATACGGAGCCTTAAAGTGTGGGCAATACCTAAAAGAGATGTTTCCGGAGTTACCTATAATTATGGGTGGAGGCTATCCAAATACCGAGTTGAGAACCTTAAAAGATCCGCGGATTTTTAATTACATCGATTATATCACATTGGATGATGGGGAAGCTCCCATCCGTATTCTTTTAGAATATTTGAGAGGGCAGTCATCCCTGGAAAATTTGAAAAGAACATTCTATAGGGAGGATGGAGAAGTTAGATTTAATACGAATTCGAGTCAAAAGGATGTCTCTCAGCGGGATGTGGGCACTCCAGATTATGAAGGCTTACATTTGAAAGATTATTTATCTGTGATTGAAGTAGCGAACCCCATGCATCGTCTATGGAGTGATGGGCGGTGGAACAAGCTGACATTAGCCCATGGGTGCTACTGGGGAAAATGTACTTTTTGTGATATCTCCTTGGATTACATCGCACGATATGAGCCGATTACAGCTTCTATTATTTGTGATAGAATCGAAACTATCATGGAGCAAACAGGTGAAAACGGATTTCATTTTGTGGATGAGGCCGCTCCTCCAGCTTTAATGCGCGACGTGGCAATAGAAATATTGAGACGAGGACTCTCTGTAGTTTGGTGGACAAATATTCGTTTTGAAATTAGTTTCTCTAAAGACCTTTGTCGTCTCTTGAGAGCTTCTGGTTGCATTGCGGTGTCGGGTGGCTTAGAGGTGGCCTCAGATAGGTTATTGTCTTTAATCAAGAAAGGGGTGACCGTTAGTCAGGTTTCCCAAGTTTGCAATCATTTCAGTCAGGCCGGGATAATGGTGCACGCTTATTTGATGTACGGATTTCCTACTCAAACTTCCCAAGAAACTATTGATTCAATGGAAATGGTTAGACAGCTTTTTGAAGTAGGAGTATTACAGTCGGCTTTTTGGCATCGTTTTGCGATGACAGCACATAGTCCGGTTGGTTTGGATCCTGAATTTTTTCGAGTGCAAAGAGTAGGAGAAGGCCAAGGGTCTTTTGCTAATAACGAGCTTCCTTTTGAAGATCCTGTAGGGACGGACCATGCTGAGTTTTCGGAGGGCCTTAGAAAGTCTCTTTTCAATTATATGCATGGGGTAGGTTTTGATATCCCGCATCAAGATTGGTTTGAAGTGGATGTTCCAAAGACTAGCATTTCACCTCAGTTTATTGGAAACGCATTGACAGGAGAAAAGAAATTTTCATACCAAGACCAACATAGGATATTGTGGATTGGGGCTGAGCCTGAGATGGTTATTTATGAGGAAGACGATATTTGTGAGTTGATCTTTTCAGGAAAAAAGGAAGATTTTGCAATGGAGTTACCGGTGCAATTTGGAGAATGGGTTTATAAGATGTTGTTGAAAGTGTCTTATGTTCAGGAACTTAACCGTTTGAAAGTAATAAGAGAAAATTATGAAGAAGAAATGGGTGACTTTGAGGAGTTGATAGAATCAGAAGTGTGGGAAATATTAAGAGATCAAGGTCTTTTATTTTTTAAAGTTTAG
- a CDS encoding dienelactone hydrolase family protein: MKELKKEDIKQEVFDLYDAYAHNKLDRRTFVEKLSTYAVGGITVASLMSAMMPNYVDTKTILPDDERLESEYITYNSPKGGGEIKGLLSTPTGMSGKVPGIVVVHENRGLNPYIEDVGKRCAVAGFISLAPDALTPLGGYPGNDDDGRAMQSKRDRNEMLEDFIAAYETLKNHPNCTGEVGVVGFCFGGWISNMMAVRIPDLGAAVPFYGGQPSAEETAKINAPLMLQYAGLDERVNAGWPAYEEALKANNVEYQAYVYPDVNHGFHNNTTSRYDEAAATLAWERTISFFKEHLKG, translated from the coding sequence ATGAAAGAACTTAAAAAAGAAGATATTAAACAGGAGGTATTTGATCTATATGATGCCTATGCTCATAACAAACTTGATCGAAGAACATTTGTAGAGAAATTATCTACCTATGCGGTAGGCGGAATTACAGTTGCCTCCCTTATGAGTGCCATGATGCCAAATTATGTTGACACCAAAACCATCCTACCAGATGATGAGCGATTGGAGTCAGAATACATCACGTATAATTCTCCAAAAGGTGGCGGAGAAATCAAAGGGCTTTTATCCACCCCAACGGGAATGAGCGGAAAAGTACCAGGCATTGTAGTGGTCCACGAAAACAGAGGATTGAACCCTTACATCGAGGATGTTGGGAAAAGATGTGCAGTTGCAGGATTTATTTCATTAGCTCCAGATGCTTTAACCCCTCTGGGAGGTTATCCTGGAAATGATGATGATGGTAGGGCAATGCAATCCAAAAGAGATAGAAATGAAATGTTGGAAGATTTTATCGCAGCATACGAAACCTTAAAAAACCATCCAAATTGCACAGGAGAAGTTGGGGTTGTAGGATTTTGTTTTGGAGGATGGATTTCCAATATGATGGCTGTAAGGATTCCAGATTTAGGAGCTGCGGTCCCATTTTATGGAGGTCAACCGTCGGCTGAGGAAACTGCTAAAATCAATGCACCTTTGATGCTTCAATATGCAGGTTTGGATGAGCGAGTTAATGCTGGCTGGCCAGCCTATGAAGAGGCTTTAAAAGCTAACAATGTGGAATATCAAGCTTATGTCTATCCAGATGTTAACCATGGATTTCATAATAATACCACATCGAGGTACGACGAAGCAGCAGCAACGTTAGCTTGGGAACGCACTATTAGCTTTTTCAAAGAACATCTGAAAGGATAA
- a CDS encoding NYN domain-containing protein: MRDNKFNIAVLIDGDNASAKLIKEILEEVSKYGKATIRRIYGDWTTPQMNSWKEMINLHSFSPIQKFSYTTGKNSTDSSLIIDAMDILHSSSVDGFCIVSSDSDYTGLAKRIREEGMFVMGIGRRITPKAFVQSCEIFTFAENLGPDTDEEKSTETKAEKPSSGNTKSGASKSDSSKKESPKLDLNLINKAFEISSDEEDEIHIAKIGASLRKIDPSFDPRSYGFRNLTELFRSLKKYQVIKNEVNGLNYPLVKLK; this comes from the coding sequence ATGCGAGACAACAAATTCAACATTGCCGTATTAATTGACGGCGACAACGCCTCAGCCAAGTTAATCAAGGAGATTTTAGAGGAAGTTTCAAAATATGGAAAAGCCACGATTCGTAGAATTTATGGTGACTGGACTACTCCCCAAATGAATAGCTGGAAAGAAATGATCAATCTTCATTCTTTCAGTCCTATTCAGAAGTTTTCCTACACTACTGGTAAAAACTCAACAGACAGTTCATTGATCATCGATGCTATGGACATTTTACATAGTAGTAGCGTGGATGGATTCTGCATCGTATCAAGCGACTCTGATTATACAGGTTTGGCCAAAAGAATTCGTGAGGAAGGCATGTTTGTCATGGGTATAGGGAGAAGGATTACTCCAAAAGCTTTTGTACAATCTTGTGAGATTTTCACTTTCGCTGAAAACCTCGGACCCGATACGGATGAAGAAAAATCAACGGAAACAAAAGCAGAAAAGCCAAGCTCAGGCAATACCAAATCTGGAGCGAGCAAATCAGATTCTTCTAAAAAAGAATCGCCTAAACTGGATCTAAACTTGATAAATAAAGCTTTTGAGATCTCTTCCGATGAAGAGGATGAAATTCATATTGCTAAAATCGGGGCTTCCTTAAGAAAAATCGACCCCTCATTTGACCCTAGATCTTATGGCTTCAGGAATTTAACTGAGCTATTTAGGAGTCTGAAAAAATATCAAGTGATCAAGAATGAGGTTAACGGACTGAATTATCCCCTAGTTAAATTGAAATAA
- a CDS encoding DsrE family protein, which yields MKKVLIIFLLMAVFGTAKSQERPVKIVFDVTSADPSVHQSAMRHITMMSNQYPESEFEMVIYSGSIDMVVKYKSSVQKELEMLASKNNVSFKVCEMTLNRHKLEMSNLIPGVETVPDGILEIIMKQQAGWGYIKESK from the coding sequence ATGAAAAAAGTCTTAATAATATTCCTCCTCATGGCGGTTTTTGGGACAGCAAAATCCCAGGAGAGACCCGTGAAAATTGTTTTTGATGTAACAAGTGCCGACCCAAGCGTACATCAATCTGCCATGCGTCATATAACTATGATGTCCAACCAATATCCCGAATCAGAATTTGAAATGGTCATTTATAGTGGATCGATAGATATGGTCGTAAAGTATAAATCATCAGTTCAAAAAGAGCTTGAAATGCTGGCTTCCAAAAACAATGTGTCCTTTAAAGTGTGTGAAATGACACTCAATCGACATAAGTTAGAAATGTCCAACCTTATTCCTGGTGTAGAAACTGTTCCCGATGGAATTTTAGAAATCATCATGAAGCAGCAGGCAGGATGGGGCTATATTAAAGAGAGTAAATAA
- a CDS encoding thiol-activated cytolysin family protein produces the protein MKLLFSSRLWAFFSFALLLFIFSSCDIGNKEDPIKVSPDAATIGDYIRTLGDDSKGLLNTQNISGASQRTQVNSRTSSSGFSGGYTECKTVTYDLKNNFENIAILRPTNGIIYPGALVIADKETLGGLPTPAGVDRAPVSLRLDLPGIGENGNIIVDNPSNTTVQPKIDEALEWWNANAYQDGYVNAANSSYSASTSYSSRQLSMDVGLNVEWARGDVSAQFNYESTKTERVAMMVFKQVFYSITMNEPFSPGEVFGPNTSLEDVELKFSASAPPAYVQAVNYGRIIMFRMISTTEATDVQLEGALNYATGLTSNISAELEATYKNILNNSSITVVTIGGNASVASKAVEATSFGDLNEIITGENAVYTRNNPGVPISYKLTYLKDNSTAKLGYTTEYEVETCQDYQYPSKPVSLNNKNGFLGPTVRFTIAYKQRVNGIEYNKSIGSGSIKTNTKAVKTIPAGAYGIRVTIEVLDGFKWKFLSDKTYSKPTQVCLQTTTNTLKTKIYLNEISC, from the coding sequence ATGAAATTATTATTTTCATCTAGACTATGGGCTTTTTTTAGCTTTGCCCTACTTCTTTTTATCTTTTCTTCCTGTGATATCGGAAACAAAGAGGACCCCATTAAAGTCTCTCCAGATGCCGCAACCATAGGAGATTACATCAGAACCTTAGGAGATGACTCAAAAGGTTTATTAAATACCCAAAATATTTCTGGTGCCTCACAGAGGACTCAAGTTAATAGCCGAACCTCCAGTTCAGGTTTCAGTGGTGGTTATACGGAATGTAAAACCGTTACTTATGACTTAAAAAATAACTTTGAGAACATCGCCATTCTAAGACCTACCAACGGAATCATCTATCCAGGTGCCTTGGTAATTGCTGACAAGGAAACCCTGGGAGGCCTTCCGACTCCGGCTGGTGTGGACCGAGCACCTGTCTCATTAAGGCTTGATTTGCCTGGGATTGGTGAAAACGGAAATATCATCGTGGATAATCCAAGCAATACGACTGTTCAACCAAAAATTGATGAGGCTTTAGAATGGTGGAATGCCAATGCCTATCAAGATGGCTATGTTAATGCGGCAAACTCAAGCTATTCTGCCAGTACTTCTTACAGCTCCAGACAACTTAGCATGGATGTAGGACTAAATGTGGAATGGGCTAGAGGCGACGTTTCAGCTCAATTCAACTATGAGTCAACAAAGACTGAAAGAGTAGCCATGATGGTATTTAAGCAGGTATTTTATTCAATAACAATGAATGAACCTTTCAGTCCGGGGGAAGTTTTTGGACCAAATACTTCCTTAGAAGATGTAGAGCTTAAGTTTAGTGCCTCTGCTCCACCTGCCTATGTACAAGCTGTCAACTACGGTAGGATTATCATGTTTAGAATGATATCCACCACAGAAGCTACAGATGTCCAATTGGAAGGTGCTTTAAATTACGCGACCGGACTTACTTCAAACATTTCTGCAGAATTAGAAGCGACCTACAAAAACATATTGAACAACTCCTCCATCACAGTTGTGACAATTGGTGGAAATGCTTCAGTGGCCTCAAAGGCGGTAGAAGCAACAAGTTTTGGAGATTTGAATGAGATTATCACTGGTGAGAATGCCGTATACACCAGAAACAATCCAGGAGTACCGATTTCATATAAACTAACTTACCTGAAAGACAATAGCACTGCTAAACTGGGTTACACAACAGAGTATGAGGTAGAAACCTGTCAAGACTATCAGTACCCTTCCAAACCTGTTTCATTAAACAATAAAAATGGCTTTTTAGGACCAACAGTAAGGTTTACAATCGCCTACAAACAAAGAGTCAATGGAATTGAATATAACAAGTCCATTGGAAGTGGATCTATAAAAACTAATACCAAAGCAGTTAAAACAATACCTGCAGGAGCTTATGGAATCCGGGTGACTATTGAGGTTTTAGACGGATTTAAATGGAAGTTCCTAAGTGATAAAACCTATAGTAAACCAACCCAAGTTTGCTTACAGACTACCACCAATACTTTAAAGACGAAGATATACCTGAATGAAATCTCCTGTTAG